The Tardiphaga alba genome includes a window with the following:
- a CDS encoding branched-chain amino acid ABC transporter permease produces MELLINQVLAGVATGAIYACMALAVVMIYQAIDHLNFAQGEMAMFSTFIAWQLMQWGVPYWGAFLIVLVFSFIGGVAIERALFKPLAKAPVLTHVAGFIALFAIINSVAGLTWDFTIKQFPSPFGSSSFLGSQLISTHQAGMIGVTLVLLILLFLFFRYTRVGLAMRAAAVAPESARLVGINTSWMIALGWGMAAAIGSIAGMLIAPVVFLEPNMMGGVLIYGFAAAVVGGLSSPLGAVIGGFLVGIFENLVGTYIPGVGNELKLPIALALIITVLVVKPHGLFGRNVVKRV; encoded by the coding sequence ATGGAACTTCTCATCAATCAAGTCCTGGCCGGCGTCGCCACCGGCGCGATTTATGCCTGTATGGCGCTCGCGGTCGTGATGATCTACCAGGCGATCGACCACCTCAACTTCGCCCAGGGCGAAATGGCGATGTTCTCGACCTTCATCGCCTGGCAATTGATGCAGTGGGGCGTGCCGTATTGGGGCGCGTTCCTCATTGTGCTCGTGTTCTCCTTCATCGGCGGCGTCGCCATCGAGCGGGCCCTGTTCAAGCCTCTCGCTAAGGCGCCGGTGCTGACGCATGTCGCGGGATTCATCGCGTTGTTTGCCATCATCAACAGCGTGGCTGGATTGACCTGGGATTTCACCATCAAGCAATTCCCGTCGCCGTTCGGATCGTCGTCCTTCCTCGGTAGCCAGTTGATCAGCACGCATCAGGCCGGAATGATCGGCGTCACTTTGGTGTTGCTGATCCTGCTATTTCTGTTCTTCCGATACACGCGGGTGGGTCTCGCGATGCGGGCTGCCGCAGTTGCACCTGAGTCCGCTCGCCTCGTTGGCATCAACACCTCGTGGATGATCGCACTCGGCTGGGGGATGGCCGCGGCGATCGGCTCGATTGCCGGCATGCTGATCGCTCCCGTCGTGTTTCTCGAGCCCAATATGATGGGCGGCGTGCTGATCTACGGCTTCGCGGCCGCAGTCGTCGGCGGATTGTCGAGCCCGCTCGGCGCCGTGATCGGTGGCTTTCTGGTCGGCATCTTTGAAAATCTCGTTGGTACCTACATTCCGGGCGTCGGCAACGAGCTGAAACTGCCCATCGCGTTGGCGCTGATCATCACCGTGCTGGTCGTCAAACCCCACGGCCTGTTCGGTCGCAACGTCGTCAAGCGAGTTTAA
- a CDS encoding branched-chain amino acid ABC transporter permease, producing MSIVQETSSTPVVAAVPKKAMLLGPIASLVMLAVLVVVPIFVKNFVVFQMTMVLIYAIAVLALNLLTGASGQFSLGQSAFYALGAYTSAILIEHTGVNYALTLPAAGIICFIAGFLFGLPALRLSGIYLALATFALAVAMPQLLKLGLFEHWTGGVQGLVVAKPDAPAIFASMGLKISQDTWLYYFTLVVSVVIYFASVNLLMSRSGRAMMAIRDNEIAASAMGVDVALYKTLAFGVSAGITGIAGALGAIAVQFVAPDGYTIQLAIALFLGMVVGGVGWLPGSLVGALFIVFVPNIAEHVSKGLSGAVFGIILIFIIFLLPNGAKQLASVVERMVRHR from the coding sequence ATGAGCATCGTTCAAGAAACCTCCTCCACTCCGGTCGTCGCCGCAGTGCCGAAGAAAGCGATGTTGCTCGGCCCCATCGCATCCCTCGTGATGCTTGCCGTGCTGGTCGTCGTCCCGATCTTTGTGAAGAACTTCGTCGTCTTCCAGATGACCATGGTGCTCATCTATGCGATCGCAGTTCTGGCGCTCAACCTTCTGACAGGCGCAAGTGGCCAGTTTTCGCTCGGTCAGAGCGCATTCTATGCGCTCGGCGCCTACACATCAGCGATTCTGATCGAGCATACCGGCGTCAATTATGCTTTGACGCTTCCCGCTGCCGGCATCATTTGCTTCATCGCCGGCTTCCTGTTCGGCCTGCCCGCGTTGCGGCTGAGCGGCATCTATCTCGCGCTGGCGACCTTCGCGCTGGCCGTGGCCATGCCGCAACTCCTCAAGCTCGGCCTGTTCGAGCACTGGACCGGCGGTGTGCAGGGGCTGGTCGTTGCCAAGCCGGATGCACCGGCGATCTTCGCCTCCATGGGGCTGAAAATATCACAGGACACGTGGCTATATTACTTCACCCTTGTCGTCTCGGTCGTCATCTATTTCGCATCGGTGAATCTGCTGATGTCGCGCTCTGGTCGCGCAATGATGGCGATCCGCGACAATGAAATTGCGGCCTCCGCAATGGGGGTGGATGTGGCGCTCTACAAGACTCTCGCCTTCGGTGTGTCGGCGGGCATCACCGGCATCGCCGGTGCCCTCGGCGCCATCGCCGTGCAGTTCGTGGCACCGGATGGCTATACCATCCAGCTCGCTATCGCGCTGTTCCTCGGCATGGTTGTCGGCGGCGTTGGTTGGCTGCCAGGCTCTCTGGTGGGCGCGCTTTTCATCGTGTTCGTTCCGAACATCGCGGAACATGTGTCAAAGGGCCTGTCCGGTGCCGTATTCGGAATCATCCTGATCTTCATCATCTTCCTGCTGCCGAATGGGGCGAAGCAGCTGGCGAGTGTCGTTGAACGAATGGTCCGTCATCGATAA
- a CDS encoding ABC transporter ATP-binding protein, whose translation MSTMLHVKDLRAYYGQVQALHGLEFDLKEGSLTTLLGANGAGKTTTLRAICNMVRSTGSIEFEGKKLDNKSTESIVRLGIAHVPQGRGTFATLTVDENLELGAISRKDIKAIKSDIDRMYDYFPRLKERHTQQAGTLSGGEQQMLAVARALMLRPRLMLLDEPSFGLAPLIVRDLFKILGQINREDKVSILVVEQNAQLALELADKAYVIETGRIVMSGTADEVANNEDVRKSYLGY comes from the coding sequence ATGAGCACGATGCTTCATGTAAAGGACCTGCGCGCCTATTACGGCCAGGTCCAGGCACTGCACGGCCTCGAATTCGACCTCAAGGAAGGCAGTCTCACCACGCTGCTCGGCGCCAACGGCGCCGGCAAGACCACCACGCTGCGGGCGATCTGCAACATGGTGCGCTCCACCGGCTCGATCGAGTTCGAGGGCAAGAAGCTCGACAACAAATCGACCGAGAGCATCGTGCGGCTGGGCATCGCCCATGTACCGCAGGGCCGCGGCACCTTTGCGACCTTGACGGTGGATGAGAATCTGGAGCTCGGCGCGATCAGCCGCAAGGATATCAAGGCGATCAAGTCGGATATCGATCGGATGTACGACTATTTTCCAAGATTGAAGGAGCGCCACACCCAGCAAGCCGGCACGCTGTCCGGCGGCGAACAGCAGATGCTTGCGGTGGCCCGCGCGCTGATGCTGCGTCCCCGCCTGATGCTGCTGGACGAACCATCTTTTGGTCTTGCGCCGCTGATCGTGCGGGATCTGTTCAAGATCCTCGGCCAGATCAACCGTGAGGACAAAGTCTCGATCCTGGTCGTCGAGCAGAACGCACAGCTCGCGCTCGAGCTCGCCGACAAGGCCTATGTCATCGAAACCGGACGTATCGTGATGTCGGGCACTGCTGACGAAGTCGCGAATAACGAAGATGTCCGTAAATCCTATCTTGGATACTGA
- a CDS encoding ABC transporter substrate-binding protein, producing MRVLAAASCAIAVALFSHPLLAQSKNYGPGVTDTEVKIGQTMPYSGPASSFAAIGRAMGAYFQKINAEGGVNGRKINLISIDDAYSPPKAVEQTRRLVESDEVLAIVGTFGSPSNFATQKYLNAKKVPALFLGTGANRVSDPATFPWSMGWQPNNHAKGAIYGKYLLKERPDAKIAILFQNDDFGRDYVRGVKDALGSKAASMIVKELSYELAEPTVDSQILVLKSSGANVFVNIATPKFTAQAIKKVAEIKWDVLHLISDASFSISSTLVPAGLENSKGVISVNFRKDPSDPVWKDDPGMKEYLAFMKQYMPDLNAQESLYAFGYATAQTFVHVLEKCGDNLTRENLMKQAASINNLVLPIMLPGIVLNTSPTRYTPMTQEQLVQFDGEKWVSVGDVIDAEK from the coding sequence ATGAGAGTCCTAGCAGCTGCCAGCTGCGCGATTGCTGTCGCGCTCTTTTCGCATCCGCTCCTTGCGCAAAGTAAGAACTACGGCCCTGGCGTGACCGACACGGAAGTCAAAATCGGTCAAACCATGCCTTATAGCGGGCCTGCGTCGAGTTTCGCCGCGATTGGCAGGGCCATGGGCGCCTACTTCCAGAAGATCAATGCCGAAGGTGGAGTCAATGGTCGAAAGATCAACCTGATTTCGATAGACGATGCATATAGCCCACCGAAGGCTGTGGAGCAGACACGGCGTCTGGTGGAGAGCGACGAAGTTCTGGCAATTGTTGGCACTTTCGGATCGCCAAGCAACTTCGCAACCCAGAAATATCTGAACGCCAAGAAGGTGCCGGCTTTGTTCCTCGGCACCGGCGCGAACCGGGTTTCGGATCCCGCGACATTCCCATGGTCGATGGGCTGGCAGCCGAACAATCATGCGAAAGGTGCAATTTACGGCAAGTATCTGCTGAAAGAACGCCCCGATGCGAAAATCGCGATTCTGTTTCAAAATGATGATTTTGGCCGCGACTATGTCCGAGGCGTCAAAGATGCTTTGGGCAGCAAAGCCGCATCGATGATCGTGAAAGAACTGAGTTACGAGTTGGCAGAGCCGACCGTCGATTCACAGATTCTCGTTCTCAAGTCGTCCGGTGCCAATGTCTTCGTCAACATCGCAACTCCCAAATTCACCGCTCAGGCGATCAAGAAAGTCGCCGAAATCAAATGGGACGTTCTTCACCTGATCAGCGATGCCTCCTTCTCGATATCGAGCACGCTTGTTCCCGCCGGCCTTGAGAACTCAAAAGGTGTTATCAGCGTGAACTTCCGCAAGGATCCGAGCGATCCGGTGTGGAAGGACGATCCCGGCATGAAGGAATATCTGGCATTCATGAAGCAATACATGCCGGACCTGAATGCCCAAGAGTCTCTGTACGCCTTTGGCTATGCGACAGCACAGACCTTTGTTCACGTCCTTGAGAAATGCGGCGACAATCTCACGCGAGAGAACCTCATGAAGCAGGCTGCCAGCATCAATAATCTCGTTCTTCCGATCATGTTGCCCGGGATCGTTCTCAATACGTCTCCCACGCGATACACGCCCATGACCCAAGAGCAACTCGTCCAGTTCGACGGTGAAAAATGGGTTTCGGTCGGTGACGTGATCGACGCCGAGAAATAA
- a CDS encoding ABC transporter ATP-binding protein, producing the protein MGAQPLLRVNDVSVVFGGIVALNGVSFDMQKGHILGLIGPNGAGKTTLFNCLSRLYQPSKGDILMEGQSILTRPAHKISEIGIGRTFQNVALFPNLTVRDNVRVGKHARTNSDIVSDALKLPWVRRGETAINRDVNDILDYLDLQNVADTVVSGLPFGTQKRVELARALAAEPKILLLDEPAGGLNHEEVYVLGDLIRRIRDERDVTVLLVEHHMGLVMSIADHVVALNFGKKLAEGTPAAVQKDPAVIKAYLGDKDS; encoded by the coding sequence ATGGGGGCGCAGCCGCTCTTGCGCGTCAACGACGTTAGCGTCGTGTTCGGCGGCATCGTCGCCCTGAACGGCGTCTCGTTCGACATGCAGAAAGGCCACATCCTCGGCCTGATCGGACCGAATGGCGCCGGCAAGACGACGCTCTTCAACTGCCTCTCGCGGCTCTATCAGCCGAGCAAGGGCGACATCCTGATGGAAGGCCAGTCGATCCTGACGCGGCCCGCCCACAAGATTTCCGAAATCGGCATCGGCCGCACCTTCCAGAACGTCGCGCTGTTTCCGAACCTCACGGTTCGCGACAATGTCCGCGTCGGCAAGCATGCACGCACGAATAGCGACATCGTCAGTGATGCGCTGAAGCTGCCATGGGTGCGCCGTGGCGAAACGGCGATCAACAGGGACGTCAACGACATCCTTGATTATCTCGATCTCCAGAACGTCGCCGACACCGTGGTTTCAGGTCTGCCGTTCGGCACCCAGAAGCGCGTCGAGCTTGCCCGCGCGCTCGCGGCCGAACCGAAGATCCTGCTGCTGGACGAGCCCGCCGGCGGCCTCAATCACGAGGAAGTCTATGTCCTCGGCGATCTCATCCGCCGCATCCGCGACGAACGCGATGTCACCGTGCTGCTCGTCGAGCATCACATGGGCCTCGTGATGTCGATCGCCGACCATGTGGTCGCGCTGAACTTCGGCAAGAAACTCGCGGAAGGCACCCCGGCTGCCGTCCAGAAAGACCCGGCTGTCATCAAGGCCTATCTGGGGGACAAAGATTCATGA
- a CDS encoding ABC transporter substrate-binding protein encodes MSSSASGAFFAGLLVVSDCLLGISGSAIAQSKDLPGVTAQEIKIGQTTAYSGPFSAWSTTAKTQSAYLKMINERGGVSGRKINLVSLDDGYSPPKTVEQTRKLVEDDEVLLMFATLGAASNSAIQKYLNNKQVPQLFVVSGASKWADPAQFPWTMGWMPSFASEGATYAKEVLASKPDARIAIFYQNDDFGKDFVRGFEETLGAANAKMIVARASYLPTDPTIDSQIVSLKASGANVLLNASSSKFAAQSLSKMHEIGWKPMHFLASPSANITAVFKVAGVEKAAGVITAAFMKDPGDELLKGDGGLQAYLEFMQKYLPGADVQDQNAVWGYSSAQTLVKVLEQSGDDLSRQNVMRQAANLKDLQLGMLLPGVLINTSPTDYKPIEDEKLLEFDGNKWRALAK; translated from the coding sequence ATGAGCTCATCTGCGAGCGGCGCATTTTTCGCGGGACTACTGGTAGTATCTGATTGCCTTCTGGGAATTTCTGGTTCGGCGATCGCGCAATCGAAGGATTTGCCTGGCGTCACTGCGCAAGAGATCAAGATCGGCCAGACGACTGCGTATAGCGGTCCATTCTCCGCCTGGAGCACGACGGCAAAAACGCAGTCCGCCTATCTCAAGATGATCAACGAACGTGGAGGCGTAAGCGGCCGCAAGATCAATCTCGTATCCCTCGACGACGGATACAGTCCGCCGAAAACGGTCGAGCAGACCAGAAAGCTGGTGGAGGATGACGAGGTGTTGCTGATGTTCGCCACGCTGGGCGCTGCATCGAACTCCGCCATTCAAAAATACCTCAATAACAAGCAAGTGCCGCAGCTGTTTGTCGTGTCCGGTGCTTCCAAATGGGCGGATCCTGCGCAGTTTCCCTGGACGATGGGCTGGATGCCGTCCTTCGCGAGCGAAGGAGCGACCTACGCCAAAGAGGTTCTCGCTTCGAAGCCGGATGCACGCATCGCGATCTTCTATCAGAATGATGATTTCGGTAAGGACTTCGTTCGAGGCTTCGAGGAGACGTTAGGGGCAGCGAATGCCAAGATGATCGTGGCGCGTGCGAGCTACTTGCCGACGGATCCGACGATCGACTCGCAGATCGTCTCACTCAAAGCGTCCGGCGCCAACGTTCTCCTCAACGCAAGCTCGTCGAAATTCGCAGCGCAGTCGCTCAGCAAGATGCACGAGATCGGCTGGAAGCCGATGCATTTTCTTGCATCTCCAAGCGCAAATATCACCGCGGTTTTCAAAGTCGCAGGGGTCGAGAAAGCGGCCGGTGTGATCACGGCGGCCTTCATGAAGGATCCCGGGGATGAACTGCTCAAGGGGGATGGCGGTCTTCAGGCCTATCTGGAATTCATGCAGAAATATCTCCCCGGTGCGGATGTCCAGGATCAGAATGCGGTGTGGGGCTACTCGTCTGCGCAAACCTTGGTCAAGGTTCTCGAGCAATCTGGAGACGACCTCAGCAGGCAGAATGTCATGCGGCAAGCTGCGAATCTGAAAGATCTTCAACTCGGAATGCTGCTGCCCGGCGTGCTGATCAATACAAGCCCCACCGACTACAAACCGATCGAGGACGAGAAGCTTCTCGAATTCGATGGCAACAAGTGGCGCGCGCTGGCCAAGTGA
- a CDS encoding SDR family NAD(P)-dependent oxidoreductase yields MSLTGKTALVTGGARGIGRAIATRLAAGGARVIVCDMQTDDGSLVVDDIRKAGGDAHFLRLDVSDPDAHVSVIDQIEKRWGGLDIACNNAGITGEFKLTADQTIDSWRRVIDVNLSGMFYGVRAQIPAMLRRKGGSIVNTASALGLVGRRDISPYVAAKHGVIGLTKSIALEYGVHNIRCNAVAPAVIKTDFLNTASEERLVEAAQQHALGRIGNVHEVAEVVAFLADDAASFLTGSVYPVDGGYLAA; encoded by the coding sequence ATGAGCTTAACTGGAAAAACGGCGCTTGTGACTGGCGGTGCGAGGGGAATTGGGCGGGCGATCGCCACTCGGCTGGCTGCAGGCGGGGCTCGTGTTATCGTGTGCGATATGCAAACGGACGACGGTAGTCTCGTCGTCGACGATATCCGTAAAGCGGGAGGCGACGCTCATTTTCTTCGACTCGACGTCTCAGATCCCGACGCTCATGTCAGCGTGATCGATCAGATCGAGAAGCGTTGGGGTGGTTTGGACATTGCATGCAACAATGCGGGCATTACTGGCGAATTCAAGCTCACAGCTGATCAGACCATCGACAGTTGGCGACGCGTGATCGATGTGAATCTATCCGGGATGTTCTACGGCGTGCGCGCTCAAATTCCAGCAATGCTCCGGCGAAAGGGAGGGTCGATCGTCAATACCGCGTCAGCGCTGGGTCTCGTCGGCCGGCGCGATATCAGCCCGTATGTTGCAGCGAAGCACGGTGTGATCGGTCTCACGAAAAGCATCGCGCTGGAATACGGCGTTCATAACATACGATGCAACGCGGTGGCGCCGGCGGTCATCAAGACGGACTTTCTCAACACGGCCTCAGAGGAACGTTTGGTCGAAGCCGCTCAACAGCACGCTTTAGGCCGCATCGGCAACGTGCACGAAGTCGCAGAAGTCGTCGCATTCCTCGCGGACGATGCGGCAAGCTTCCTGACGGGCTCTGTTTATCCGGTCGATGGCGGATATCTCGCCGCTTAG
- a CDS encoding acyl-CoA synthetase, translating to MPTLKNWAARHPDKVAVRVAFTETTVTYRALDRRANSVTQLLMSMGLKSEDGVAILLENDPTYFELVWGARRNGIYYTPISTHLKPDEAAYIVRDSSAKILFVSANFPEAIAALKLDNPAGCIIIVLGERIEGTLDYRTELAKFGDYIEIPDGPVGKDFFYSSGTTGQPKGIKQPLFRNIAQAQSSGDWVRDNFKFDEESIYLSPAPLYHGAPLRFTMRTLESGGTVILMPKFAADKALAAIETYRVTHSQWVPTMFFRLLALPEDIRRGADLSSHKCAIHAAAPCPPEIKEQMISWWGPILWEYYAGSERNGATCLSTEEWLSHKGSVGRACVGKVHILDEDKGELGPREIGDVYFEGPSFVYHNDPEKTAKSRNDKGWSTIGDVGYVDEDGYLYLTDRRSHMIISGGVNIYPAEIENRLSMHPAVEDVAVFGIPNREFGEEVKAVVQLKDPSLASPAFAQTLIAFCKESISNVKCPRTVDFETEMPRQENGKLFKHVLKKRYLQSASAA from the coding sequence ATGCCGACACTCAAGAATTGGGCCGCAAGGCACCCCGACAAAGTTGCCGTTCGCGTAGCGTTCACCGAGACAACCGTGACGTATCGAGCGCTGGATCGCCGCGCCAATTCCGTCACCCAGCTGCTGATGTCGATGGGGCTGAAGTCCGAGGACGGCGTGGCCATTCTGCTGGAGAATGACCCTACCTACTTCGAACTGGTCTGGGGCGCTCGACGCAATGGCATCTACTACACGCCGATCAGTACGCATCTCAAACCCGATGAAGCCGCCTATATCGTCCGCGACAGTAGTGCGAAGATCCTTTTCGTATCCGCTAATTTTCCGGAGGCTATTGCCGCGCTGAAGTTGGACAACCCAGCCGGCTGCATCATCATCGTTCTTGGAGAGCGGATCGAAGGTACTCTCGACTATCGGACCGAGCTCGCAAAATTCGGTGACTATATCGAGATTCCCGATGGCCCTGTCGGAAAAGACTTTTTCTATTCGTCCGGAACCACGGGGCAGCCCAAAGGCATCAAGCAGCCTCTCTTCAGGAACATTGCCCAAGCTCAGTCTTCCGGAGATTGGGTGCGCGACAATTTCAAGTTCGACGAAGAGAGCATCTATCTGTCGCCGGCGCCGCTGTATCACGGAGCTCCGCTTCGTTTCACGATGAGAACCTTGGAGTCCGGCGGCACTGTCATTCTGATGCCGAAATTCGCCGCCGACAAAGCGCTTGCTGCGATCGAGACCTACCGTGTGACACACAGCCAGTGGGTCCCGACGATGTTCTTCCGCTTGCTCGCGCTGCCCGAAGACATTCGCCGCGGAGCCGATCTATCGTCGCACAAATGCGCAATTCATGCGGCCGCTCCCTGCCCTCCCGAAATTAAAGAGCAGATGATCTCGTGGTGGGGGCCGATACTCTGGGAATACTATGCCGGTTCTGAACGAAATGGTGCAACCTGCCTTTCGACAGAAGAATGGCTCTCCCACAAAGGATCTGTCGGGCGTGCTTGCGTCGGCAAGGTGCACATTCTCGACGAGGACAAAGGCGAACTGGGGCCTCGTGAGATCGGCGATGTGTATTTCGAGGGACCGAGCTTCGTTTATCATAACGATCCGGAGAAAACCGCGAAGTCGCGAAACGACAAAGGCTGGTCCACGATCGGTGACGTCGGATATGTCGATGAAGATGGCTACCTCTATCTGACGGATCGCCGCTCCCACATGATCATCTCAGGCGGCGTCAATATCTACCCCGCAGAAATCGAGAATCGGCTGTCCATGCATCCAGCCGTCGAAGACGTCGCGGTGTTCGGCATACCGAATCGCGAGTTCGGCGAGGAAGTGAAGGCCGTGGTGCAATTGAAGGACCCTTCACTTGCGTCACCCGCCTTCGCACAGACGCTGATCGCATTCTGCAAGGAATCCATCTCGAACGTGAAGTGTCCACGCACCGTGGATTTCGAGACGGAGATGCCGCGTCAAGAAAACGGAAAGCTGTTCAAGCATGTTCTGAAGAAGCGCTATCTGCAATCGGCTTCAGCCGCATAA
- a CDS encoding AraC family transcriptional regulator: MTELYARGRRPIDARYLEVILSGVEQAGLDVPRLLKRAHLEPEVIAGNAKAISQEGFARLISTLTRVTRDEFWLLGDRPIRLGTFNTMCRLIVQSSNLGSSLRTGFSFYHKTVSDFTMRMGSDGSEMRIWVTTSVQDPTRRRAICGAALFFVYGMMCWLVGKRLPLNSVRYAFGEHAFSSELAPFYDAPILFNQKSHELRFQKEILDLPIMPDEVRLQRFIKSMPSAMLVRYRDESSFSERVRAILRRNLAKHVSLEEVAARLNVSPQTLRRRLADGGDQGFQELKDQVRRDAAVRLLRTTSVPLEQIALQLGFSELSTFHRAFRRWTGLTPGSYRHTDPSATAAPSTVE; encoded by the coding sequence ATGACCGAGCTGTATGCCAGAGGACGTCGTCCGATCGATGCACGATATCTCGAAGTCATCTTGAGCGGTGTCGAGCAAGCGGGCCTGGACGTGCCGCGGCTGCTGAAGCGTGCGCATCTCGAGCCCGAGGTCATTGCTGGAAATGCCAAAGCCATATCCCAGGAGGGATTTGCGCGGTTGATCTCGACTTTGACGCGGGTGACGCGGGACGAGTTCTGGCTACTCGGTGATCGGCCGATCAGGCTTGGCACGTTCAACACCATGTGCAGGTTGATCGTTCAAAGCAGCAATCTGGGATCTTCCCTTCGCACAGGCTTCAGCTTCTACCACAAGACCGTCAGCGACTTTACCATGAGAATGGGAAGTGACGGGTCCGAAATGCGTATTTGGGTCACGACCTCGGTGCAGGATCCGACCCGACGCCGGGCGATCTGCGGAGCGGCGCTCTTCTTCGTTTATGGCATGATGTGCTGGCTTGTTGGGAAACGGCTTCCTTTGAACTCGGTGCGCTACGCGTTCGGCGAACATGCTTTCAGTTCCGAACTCGCTCCATTCTATGATGCGCCGATCCTCTTCAATCAAAAATCTCATGAGCTTCGATTCCAGAAAGAGATTCTGGATTTGCCGATCATGCCGGACGAAGTCCGTCTCCAGCGATTCATCAAATCGATGCCGAGCGCGATGCTGGTTCGCTATCGCGACGAAAGCAGCTTTTCCGAGCGCGTTCGCGCCATTTTGCGGCGCAACCTAGCCAAGCACGTGTCGCTCGAAGAAGTCGCTGCGCGGCTTAACGTCTCTCCACAGACGCTGCGGCGGCGGCTCGCGGATGGTGGAGATCAAGGCTTTCAAGAGTTGAAGGATCAGGTGCGACGCGACGCGGCCGTCAGGCTGTTGAGAACGACCAGCGTACCGCTTGAGCAGATCGCACTGCAGCTCGGTTTCTCGGAGCTAAGTACGTTCCATCGTGCATTTCGGCGCTGGACCGGTCTCACACCAGGCTCCTATCGCCATACAGACCCAAGCGCCACAGCTGCGCCGAGCACTGTAGAGTAG
- a CDS encoding GFA family protein, which translates to MSNPPLAGGCLCDAIRYVSAPPLRFVVCHCRDCQYSSGGAPAHVVVVAEDSLVIERGREKLRSFTSTADSGNSVTRQFCSECGTPIFEHLQMAPAVKLVKVGTIDDASHLKVDVTAWTASAQPWALIDPATELCTHNPTPRAQP; encoded by the coding sequence ATGAGCAATCCTCCCCTGGCCGGCGGCTGCTTGTGCGACGCAATAAGGTATGTGTCTGCGCCGCCTCTCCGCTTCGTTGTGTGCCATTGCCGCGATTGCCAATATTCGTCCGGCGGCGCCCCCGCACATGTTGTGGTCGTGGCCGAGGATTCCCTCGTCATCGAGAGAGGCCGTGAGAAATTGCGGTCCTTCACGAGCACAGCGGACTCCGGCAACTCCGTCACCCGTCAATTCTGTTCGGAATGCGGGACGCCCATCTTTGAACATCTGCAGATGGCGCCCGCTGTGAAGCTCGTCAAGGTCGGCACGATCGATGACGCAAGCCATCTCAAAGTCGACGTGACCGCATGGACGGCTTCGGCGCAACCCTGGGCGCTGATCGATCCTGCAACGGAATTGTGTACTCACAATCCCACGCCAAGAGCACAACCCTGA